The Erythrobacter sp. Alg231-14 genome has a segment encoding these proteins:
- a CDS encoding polysaccharide biosynthesis/export family protein, whose product MRRFNPAMILGKRAGAVCKTAFAVGSLFVISACSSLGGAGPSTGSIRDASELNYADTGIQVIELGPNVLGRLNSHSAANSFAEVFGDVPVSPTVIGAGDELDISIWEAPPAVLFGASAPDQGLGSAPDLASSAEIPQQQVGEDGKVTVPFVGRVSVAGLRTDQVEAIITSRLSGRANDPQALVRLVQNETRTVTILGNVQSSGRVVLSARGERLLDALASAGGTREAIEQSTIQLSRGTAKAIMPLEQVISDPRNNVGLRADDVITVQHKPFSFVALGAVSQNAEVPFEGAGISLAEALGRVGGLNDRRADIKGVFVFRMEERGAIDPLLDEAQPTTADGRVPVVYNLAMNNAQSLFAMQDFMMRDGDVLYISTAPGVELERFLGALSSTAFSIVATGNALDNR is encoded by the coding sequence ATGCGCCGCTTTAACCCAGCCATGATCCTTGGAAAGCGCGCTGGTGCCGTGTGCAAGACTGCTTTTGCCGTTGGCTCACTTTTCGTCATCTCTGCATGTTCAAGTTTAGGTGGCGCCGGTCCGTCCACTGGATCCATCCGCGACGCGAGCGAATTGAACTACGCCGACACAGGTATTCAGGTGATCGAACTTGGTCCCAACGTATTGGGCCGATTGAATTCGCACAGCGCTGCCAACAGCTTCGCTGAAGTTTTCGGCGATGTTCCCGTTTCTCCCACCGTCATCGGGGCTGGCGATGAGTTGGACATTTCGATTTGGGAAGCCCCGCCCGCAGTCTTATTCGGCGCGTCTGCACCGGACCAAGGGCTCGGTTCAGCACCAGACCTCGCCAGCAGTGCCGAAATCCCCCAGCAGCAAGTGGGTGAAGACGGCAAAGTCACGGTGCCATTTGTCGGACGGGTATCGGTCGCTGGCCTGAGAACGGACCAGGTCGAAGCGATTATCACTTCACGCCTTTCTGGACGCGCAAACGACCCTCAAGCGCTCGTCCGGTTGGTTCAGAACGAGACCCGCACCGTCACCATTTTGGGCAATGTTCAATCCAGCGGTCGGGTCGTCTTGTCCGCCCGCGGTGAACGATTGTTGGACGCATTGGCAAGCGCAGGTGGAACCCGCGAAGCCATTGAGCAATCCACCATTCAGCTGTCGCGCGGGACTGCAAAAGCGATAATGCCTTTGGAGCAAGTGATTTCCGACCCACGGAACAATGTGGGCTTGCGCGCGGATGACGTCATCACCGTCCAACACAAACCGTTTAGCTTCGTGGCCTTGGGCGCGGTAAGCCAGAATGCCGAAGTCCCCTTTGAAGGGGCCGGAATTAGCCTTGCGGAGGCGCTAGGCCGTGTCGGCGGGCTGAATGACCGTCGCGCCGATATCAAGGGTGTTTTCGTCTTCCGTATGGAAGAACGCGGCGCGATCGATCCGCTACTGGACGAAGCACAACCCACAACCGCGGATGGGCGTGTCCCGGTGGTGTACAATTTGGCCATGAACAACGCTCAAAGCCTGTTCGCAATGCAGGACTTTATGATGCGCGATGGTGATGTGCTCTACATCTCAACCGCACCCGGTGTAGAACTGGAACGTTTTCTAGGGGCCTTGTCGAGCACGGCATTTTCGATCGTGGCAACGGGCAACGCTTTGGACAATCGATGA
- a CDS encoding helix-turn-helix domain-containing protein, which translates to MVIPVHLAFGQTGLVCCLPTDVQKSDLSAEYQEHSAMLSLIAHRFLKTYNQVQDTRKEVPSNCYLTRRQVQCLQWASQGKTDRETGMILSLSHAAVRYHLQCAIERLGCVNRTQAVFRAAQLGYVGAI; encoded by the coding sequence ATGGTGATTCCTGTGCATTTGGCTTTTGGTCAGACCGGCCTTGTTTGTTGTTTGCCGACCGATGTTCAAAAGTCGGATCTTTCCGCTGAGTATCAAGAGCATTCGGCAATGTTGTCGCTTATCGCTCACCGTTTTCTCAAGACGTACAATCAGGTTCAAGATACGCGGAAAGAAGTGCCCAGCAATTGCTATTTGACGCGGCGCCAAGTGCAATGTTTGCAATGGGCATCGCAGGGCAAGACCGACCGGGAAACCGGCATGATCTTGTCGTTAAGCCACGCCGCGGTCCGATATCACCTGCAATGTGCAATTGAGCGCTTGGGATGCGTTAACCGGACCCAAGCTGTCTTTAGAGCAGCGCAATTGGGTTATGTGGGCGCGATCTAG
- a CDS encoding PfkB family carbohydrate kinase, producing MAEFLSFGEIMLRLKTPGNERFFQSPSFEATFGGGEANVAVALSNYGLDAGFVSALPDNDIGEAAIRELRSFGVDTAQIRRSGDRVGIYFLETGANQRPSKVVYDRDRSSICEAGPGDFDWPSIFNGAKWLHITGITPALSQSAADLSLECVKAAKAAGVTVSCDFNYRGKLWKYGKTAPEVMRDLVKYVDVGIANEEDCQKSLDISVDVDVESAELDTAKYEALSAKVLDIYPEMSTIAITLRESFSADRNGWSACLRTRDGGFKLSRRYEMTDIVDRVGGGDSFASALIYGLNAYEDRQQSLEFAVAASCLKHSILGDFNRVTVPEVEKLMSGDGSGRVQR from the coding sequence ATGGCTGAATTTCTATCGTTCGGAGAAATCATGTTGCGGCTAAAAACGCCGGGCAATGAACGTTTCTTCCAATCTCCTTCCTTCGAAGCCACCTTTGGCGGTGGCGAAGCAAACGTTGCGGTCGCGCTAAGCAATTACGGCCTAGATGCCGGATTTGTTAGTGCATTGCCGGATAACGACATTGGCGAAGCCGCGATCCGTGAGCTGCGCAGCTTTGGCGTGGACACCGCGCAAATCCGTCGCAGCGGTGATCGCGTCGGGATTTACTTCCTTGAGACGGGTGCCAATCAACGCCCTTCGAAAGTGGTCTATGATCGCGATCGTTCTTCAATCTGCGAAGCGGGACCGGGCGATTTTGATTGGCCGTCGATCTTCAACGGCGCCAAATGGCTGCATATCACGGGCATTACCCCGGCATTGAGCCAGTCGGCTGCCGATCTAAGCTTGGAATGCGTGAAGGCAGCCAAGGCCGCAGGCGTGACCGTGTCTTGCGATTTCAATTATCGCGGCAAGCTTTGGAAGTATGGCAAGACCGCACCTGAAGTGATGCGCGATCTCGTGAAGTATGTTGATGTCGGTATTGCGAACGAAGAAGATTGTCAGAAATCGTTGGATATCTCAGTCGATGTCGACGTGGAATCTGCTGAATTGGACACTGCGAAATATGAAGCATTGTCGGCCAAGGTTCTCGATATCTATCCCGAAATGAGCACAATCGCGATCACATTGCGCGAAAGCTTTAGCGCTGATCGTAACGGTTGGTCTGCGTGTTTGCGCACGCGTGATGGTGGTTTCAAACTTTCGCGCCGTTATGAAATGACCGATATTGTTGATCGTGTTGGCGGCGGCGATAGTTTTGCATCGGCGTTGATCTACGGTCTGAATGCCTATGAAGATCGTCAGCAAAGCCTTGAATTTGCTGTTGCGGCAAGTTGTCTCAAACACTCCATCTTGGGCGACTTTAATCGCGTCACAGTGCCAGAAGTTGAAAAACTCATGAGCGGTGACGGATCGGGACGTGTTCAACGGTGA
- the eda gene encoding bifunctional 4-hydroxy-2-oxoglutarate aldolase/2-dehydro-3-deoxy-phosphogluconate aldolase, protein MSKELSHRLAAAPVVPLIGENDAARAVKTAQALADGGLSVIEVVLRSSDAQKGMEAILAETEGLIVGAGTVLTLDQAKSVVASGAQFIVSPGLVDEIALYCIEEGIPFFPGTMTAGEVQRAYALGLREVKFFPASLAGGVPMLKAFSSVFREMRFMPTGGVSAGNLSEFLSLPSVLACGGSWLTPKEAVASGDYSQITNLAKEAVAIAKSAR, encoded by the coding sequence ATGAGCAAAGAACTGTCCCACCGTTTGGCTGCGGCTCCTGTGGTGCCGCTTATCGGTGAAAACGATGCGGCCCGCGCTGTGAAAACCGCGCAGGCACTGGCCGACGGTGGGTTGAGTGTGATCGAAGTCGTACTGCGGTCTTCTGACGCTCAAAAAGGGATGGAAGCCATCCTTGCAGAGACCGAAGGATTGATCGTGGGCGCTGGAACGGTGCTCACATTGGATCAGGCCAAATCGGTTGTTGCGAGCGGCGCACAATTTATCGTCTCACCCGGATTGGTGGACGAGATTGCGCTCTATTGCATCGAAGAAGGTATCCCCTTCTTCCCAGGTACAATGACCGCCGGAGAGGTGCAGCGCGCCTATGCGCTCGGGCTGCGGGAAGTGAAGTTCTTTCCAGCAAGCCTCGCCGGTGGAGTACCAATGTTGAAAGCCTTTAGCTCGGTCTTTCGTGAAATGCGTTTCATGCCAACCGGCGGAGTGTCGGCAGGCAACCTTTCCGAATTTCTGAGTCTTCCCAGCGTTCTCGCCTGCGGGGGCAGCTGGCTCACACCGAAAGAAGCAGTCGCCAGCGGTGACTATTCTCAAATTACCAACCTTGCGAAAGAGGCGGTCGCGATCGCGAAGTCTGCTCGCTGA
- a CDS encoding glucose 1-dehydrogenase — protein MKFSGKVAVVTGGSRDIGRAVCVKLASEGASVVVNYNSNQADADATVAAIEAAGGKGVAVKADVTKAADVDALIAASREAFGDKIDILVNNAGGLVARKTLEEMDEEFFNFVMQLNTTSTFLACKAAAPLMSEGGSIVNLASLAGRDGGGGGAIAYATSKGAVMTMTRGLAKELGPKGIRVNALCPGMIATTFHDKFTPDAARENVANSTPLRRQGRAEETADAVAYLASDEASFINGANLDINGGLAFS, from the coding sequence ATGAAATTTTCTGGCAAAGTGGCAGTTGTGACCGGTGGCAGCCGCGATATTGGTCGAGCAGTTTGCGTTAAGCTCGCCTCTGAAGGGGCAAGTGTGGTTGTGAACTACAATTCCAATCAAGCCGATGCCGATGCAACGGTTGCTGCGATTGAAGCAGCCGGCGGCAAAGGCGTTGCGGTTAAGGCGGACGTCACGAAAGCCGCCGATGTTGATGCGCTTATTGCGGCATCGCGTGAAGCGTTTGGCGACAAGATTGATATCTTGGTCAACAATGCTGGCGGATTGGTCGCGCGCAAAACATTGGAAGAAATGGACGAAGAGTTCTTCAACTTTGTGATGCAGCTCAATACGACGTCGACCTTCCTTGCTTGTAAGGCGGCGGCTCCGCTTATGTCCGAAGGTGGTTCAATTGTTAATCTCGCGTCGCTCGCCGGACGCGATGGCGGCGGTGGCGGTGCGATCGCATACGCCACATCAAAAGGCGCGGTGATGACAATGACTCGCGGGTTGGCGAAAGAGCTTGGCCCGAAAGGCATTCGCGTCAACGCCTTGTGCCCTGGCATGATTGCAACCACGTTCCACGACAAATTCACGCCGGATGCGGCGCGAGAGAATGTGGCAAATTCCACCCCGCTTCGCCGCCAAGGCCGTGCAGAAGAAACCGCTGATGCGGTCGCCTATCTGGCGTCTGATGAAGCATCGTTTATCAACGGTGCGAATCTAGACATCAACGGCGGCTTGGCTTTTTCCTAA
- a CDS encoding MFS transporter, translating into MKMQGLRWWVVGLVALATIINYIDRQTINVLWPENIAPELFPDMDADGHKYILGVISTVFIFAYAAGQAIFGKIFDWVGTRLGFVLSIGVWSIATAAHALAKGVVSFSFFRAILGVAEAGNWPGATKANAEWFPTKERALAQGIFNSGAAIGGIISIPLIGYMAVFLDWKLIFVLVGVIGLLWLLPWWFIVKAPPESHDWLTDDEREYILTGQKTSDDADSSSDDDGYNPTTGELLKRKESWGVIIASAAIDPIWWLFIVWIPTYLVEVHGFNVKEVAASGWLPFVGAMLGAWFGGLLAQNRLKAGWTVNSTRKFTITLGCLIMLPALLALSAASEPWTALWLMFTILFGFQTAIGNVQTLPSDLYSKKTVGTLSGIAGMAAKLSAAALTYLVPIMTAGANYYSVFVLGAGLALTAIASVWLLCGEIKPLKPKTA; encoded by the coding sequence ATGAAAATGCAGGGACTTCGTTGGTGGGTTGTTGGACTCGTCGCGCTTGCGACAATCATCAATTATATCGACCGGCAAACCATCAATGTGTTGTGGCCCGAAAACATCGCGCCGGAACTGTTTCCGGATATGGATGCGGATGGACACAAATACATCTTGGGCGTGATCAGCACGGTCTTCATTTTCGCCTACGCCGCCGGTCAGGCGATCTTCGGAAAGATCTTTGACTGGGTCGGAACGAGATTGGGGTTTGTTCTTTCGATCGGCGTGTGGTCGATCGCGACCGCAGCGCACGCTCTTGCAAAAGGCGTCGTAAGTTTCAGCTTCTTCCGCGCAATCTTGGGTGTGGCAGAGGCCGGCAACTGGCCCGGCGCGACAAAAGCGAACGCCGAATGGTTCCCGACAAAAGAACGTGCGTTGGCGCAAGGTATCTTCAATTCCGGTGCGGCAATCGGCGGTATCATTTCGATCCCACTGATCGGTTACATGGCGGTCTTCCTTGATTGGAAACTTATCTTTGTGCTCGTTGGTGTCATCGGCCTGCTGTGGCTTTTGCCATGGTGGTTCATTGTAAAGGCTCCACCAGAAAGTCACGATTGGCTGACCGATGATGAGCGTGAGTACATCCTGACTGGACAAAAGACGTCGGATGACGCCGACAGTTCTTCCGATGACGATGGCTACAATCCAACCACGGGTGAATTGCTCAAACGGAAAGAAAGCTGGGGCGTGATCATCGCGTCGGCGGCGATCGATCCGATCTGGTGGCTCTTCATTGTCTGGATCCCGACTTATTTGGTCGAAGTCCACGGCTTCAACGTTAAAGAAGTGGCCGCATCAGGGTGGTTGCCTTTCGTTGGTGCGATGTTGGGTGCGTGGTTTGGTGGATTGCTTGCGCAGAACCGTTTGAAAGCGGGCTGGACAGTGAACAGCACGCGCAAATTCACCATCACTCTTGGCTGCTTGATCATGCTTCCTGCGCTTCTAGCGCTGTCGGCTGCGTCAGAGCCTTGGACCGCATTGTGGTTGATGTTCACGATCCTGTTCGGTTTCCAAACCGCAATCGGCAACGTGCAAACTTTGCCCAGCGATCTGTACAGCAAGAAAACAGTCGGCACGCTTTCGGGCATCGCCGGCATGGCAGCCAAGCTCAGCGCTGCTGCACTCACCTATCTGGTGCCAATCATGACCGCAGGGGCGAATTATTATTCAGTCTTCGTCCTTGGCGCGGGCCTCGCTTTGACGGCCATCGCCAGCGTGTGGCTCCTGTGCGGCGAAATCAAACCTTTGAAACCAAAAACAGCCTGA
- a CDS encoding cupin domain-containing protein has translation MSAASPTFVIAKDTPKEDLGGGISRQILGYGPEIMIVRVWFDKGSVGDVHSHPHSQSTYVESGKFEAFVDGEKRVLGAGDSFYIAPNLDHGAVCLEAGVLLDTFSPVREDFLGEGN, from the coding sequence ATGAGCGCGGCGAGCCCGACTTTCGTGATTGCGAAGGATACGCCCAAAGAGGATTTGGGCGGAGGCATTAGCCGCCAAATCCTGGGTTATGGTCCGGAAATCATGATCGTCAGAGTGTGGTTCGATAAAGGCTCAGTGGGGGATGTTCATTCCCATCCACACAGCCAATCAACCTATGTCGAAAGCGGCAAGTTTGAAGCGTTTGTGGACGGCGAAAAGCGCGTCCTAGGCGCGGGAGATAGCTTCTACATCGCACCAAATTTGGATCACGGTGCAGTGTGCTTAGAGGCGGGCGTTTTGCTCGATACATTTAGCCCAGTCAGAGAAGACTTTTTGGGTGAGGGGAACTGA
- a CDS encoding heparinase II/III domain-containing protein gives MRRSALLFAASALAFGVQPSLAYAHSETVEEAAAIPPLYAAELDRARDFVDGMMADGVVVPVPKDPGGGYTHEQHKRNFRAIYLGGQIYRITGDDRYRDYVRDMLLEYAELYPTLGDHPERHDQYSGRIFWQVLNDAMWLVHAVQGYGDIRDTLSPQERQSIDDNVFRPAVHFLSVESANTFDRIHNHATWATAGVGMTGYLLGDDDMVDRALLGSNKSGEAGFLRQTELLFSPDGYYTEGPYYQRFALLPFLVFADAIERNEPERQIFQHRDGILLKALRTTVQLSYRGYFFPFNDAIRDKSLRTAELYDGIAIAYAQTGDPSLLSVADFQGRTVLTDNGMRVASDLAADRAEPFAFQSLLLTDGPDGDQGAVAVLRQGEANAEGEPSTVLIAKNTSQGMGHGHFDKLAWQLYDNGNEIVRDYGAARFLNIEAKRGGRYLPENTTWAKSSVAHNTLVVDESSHFDGDVNVANANWPKQLYFADTPGLQVSSAEIENAYPGVSIRRTLIMAEIEGLEAPLVFDLVRATSDGAHQYDLPLHYSGHIMEFDFAAQGNVAERPVLGADNGYQHIWVDAQGAIEDGQGALTWILDGRFYTYRFAGNGPLVAVLGESGANDPEFNLRREPLLMLRAQREGDATFASLLEAHGSYDGAAEQTLDSRSLVDSFTHERVNGKDIIILTLKSGQRYAIAVSHNPDPEQSYNAILGRDEIDWTGFASVVQLTGGEN, from the coding sequence ATGAGGCGCTCGGCTCTCCTGTTCGCCGCCAGTGCGTTGGCCTTTGGTGTGCAGCCCTCATTGGCATACGCGCACAGCGAGACAGTTGAAGAAGCGGCCGCAATTCCGCCGCTTTATGCTGCGGAATTGGATCGCGCGCGCGATTTCGTCGATGGAATGATGGCCGATGGTGTCGTTGTCCCCGTGCCTAAAGACCCGGGCGGCGGTTACACGCACGAGCAGCACAAGCGGAATTTTAGGGCGATCTATCTGGGCGGTCAGATCTATCGGATCACAGGGGACGATCGTTATCGCGATTACGTCCGCGATATGTTGCTCGAATATGCGGAATTGTACCCAACATTGGGCGATCACCCTGAGCGGCACGATCAATATTCGGGCCGGATTTTCTGGCAGGTTTTAAACGATGCCATGTGGCTTGTGCATGCCGTGCAAGGATACGGCGATATTCGCGACACACTGAGCCCGCAGGAACGGCAGAGCATTGATGACAATGTGTTCCGCCCGGCGGTGCATTTTCTCTCTGTGGAATCGGCCAACACGTTTGATCGCATTCACAATCACGCCACATGGGCCACCGCCGGCGTCGGCATGACCGGCTATCTGCTTGGCGATGATGACATGGTTGATCGGGCCCTTTTGGGGTCCAACAAAAGCGGCGAGGCGGGCTTTCTTCGCCAAACAGAATTGCTGTTTTCACCCGATGGTTATTACACCGAAGGGCCGTATTATCAGCGGTTTGCCCTGTTGCCGTTCTTGGTATTCGCTGATGCGATTGAGCGAAATGAGCCCGAGCGTCAGATTTTTCAGCACCGCGATGGTATATTGCTAAAGGCGCTAAGGACCACGGTGCAATTGAGCTACCGGGGTTACTTCTTCCCATTCAACGATGCGATCCGCGACAAAAGCCTGCGCACTGCCGAACTGTATGATGGGATCGCAATTGCTTACGCTCAGACAGGCGATCCGTCGCTCTTGTCCGTCGCCGACTTTCAAGGGCGCACCGTACTCACCGACAATGGCATGCGCGTCGCTAGCGATCTTGCTGCAGATCGCGCTGAGCCATTTGCGTTTCAATCGCTGTTGTTGACCGACGGTCCCGACGGTGACCAAGGCGCTGTTGCAGTCTTGCGCCAAGGTGAGGCGAACGCAGAGGGCGAGCCCTCGACGGTGCTCATCGCGAAGAATACATCGCAGGGGATGGGCCACGGCCATTTTGATAAATTGGCATGGCAGCTTTACGACAACGGCAATGAGATTGTGCGCGATTATGGCGCAGCGCGGTTCCTCAATATAGAGGCAAAGCGCGGTGGTCGTTATTTGCCGGAGAATACAACGTGGGCGAAGTCGTCGGTCGCTCACAACACGTTGGTCGTTGATGAAAGCAGTCATTTCGATGGCGATGTGAATGTCGCCAACGCAAACTGGCCAAAGCAATTGTATTTTGCCGACACGCCGGGCCTTCAGGTTTCCAGCGCCGAGATCGAGAATGCCTATCCCGGTGTTTCCATTCGGCGCACGCTGATTATGGCGGAAATTGAGGGATTGGAAGCGCCTCTAGTCTTCGATCTCGTTCGTGCGACAAGTGATGGGGCGCATCAATACGATTTGCCGCTCCATTATTCCGGTCACATCATGGAATTCGACTTCGCTGCGCAAGGCAATGTGGCCGAACGTCCTGTCTTGGGTGCGGACAATGGGTATCAGCACATCTGGGTCGATGCGCAGGGCGCAATCGAAGATGGGCAGGGTGCGCTAACGTGGATTTTGGATGGCCGGTTCTACACATACCGCTTTGCTGGAAATGGCCCATTGGTGGCGGTCCTTGGTGAAAGCGGGGCGAACGATCCAGAGTTCAACCTGCGGCGCGAACCGCTTCTTATGCTGCGCGCGCAACGCGAAGGTGATGCGACCTTCGCCAGCCTATTAGAAGCCCATGGCAGCTATGACGGCGCAGCGGAACAGACGCTCGATAGCCGCAGTTTGGTCGACAGTTTCACTCACGAACGAGTGAACGGCAAAGATATCATTATTCTGACCCTGAAATCAGGGCAGCGTTACGCGATCGCAGTGTCGCACAATCCCGATCCAGAACAGTCATACAACGCGATCCTTGGTCGCGACGAAATTGATTGGACTGGGTTCGCGTCTGTTGTTCAACTCACCGGAGGGGAGAACTAA
- a CDS encoding chondroitinase-B domain-containing protein produces MIARLCLVALGVWHIATPVLAEDYIVQNQDEYAAAVDVIEAGDVIILTNGEWRDFEMVITGEGREDAPITVTSQDAGQVFLTGQSSLRIGGRHILVSGLVFRDGYSPRGEVISFRRNKDDVAHNSRVTEVVIDNFSKPDRYESDYWVGIYGSGNRFDHNNLVGKTNKGVTLAVRLDQEESRNNGHLIDHNYFGPRPVLGSNGGETLRIGTSRYSMHQSGTLVENNIFDRTDGEVEIISSKSGGNVFRGNVFLRSRGTLTLRHGDDAVVERNVFLGGGKDYTGGIRVINRGQTVRDNYMEGLRGEAFSSALAIMNGVPNSPVNRYVEVAGATIEGNTILDSRRVGFNVGADDERSAAPSDSTFAGNLLGGIEGQSFLEVYDDVSGIAFDGNVVVEGGVADELASFDRRSIAMERAENGLLYPVDPKFAALGAPRDLSPVTLDQVGASWYPKPGDDVLFGASGETIAIAPGEDALVNAVLVAKDGDVIQLAPGEYVVERTIPLDAAVTIATAPNDAGEAAVVFFTRPSLFELREGGNLRLDGVTIDGALAPDSVGNSMIRTTTFPIKSNLTVEMDGVTVRGLVVNKSFNVLTLGKSALADAVTIRNSQFADITGAIVSAAAETEDYGQYNVEYLDVTGNTFANVGGPIADIYRGGRDESTFGPFVAFANNQIAGSGLAPTNGTGASLNLHGVQIANVTGNQVAGSAPFRIVHTVGTPITAVTGNQFAETGELVLEELNFDGPHRADVSGNVFAEEDAE; encoded by the coding sequence ATGATTGCGAGGCTTTGCCTTGTGGCTCTGGGTGTGTGGCATATTGCTACGCCTGTCCTCGCTGAGGACTACATTGTTCAAAACCAAGATGAATACGCTGCCGCTGTCGATGTGATAGAGGCTGGCGACGTTATCATTTTGACCAACGGTGAGTGGCGCGATTTCGAAATGGTGATTACGGGGGAGGGGCGTGAGGATGCTCCGATCACCGTAACCTCTCAAGATGCCGGTCAGGTCTTTCTAACCGGGCAATCCAGTTTGCGCATTGGCGGTCGTCACATTCTTGTGTCGGGCTTGGTGTTCCGTGATGGTTATAGCCCGCGAGGGGAGGTCATCTCATTCCGCCGCAACAAAGATGACGTCGCACACAATTCCCGTGTGACCGAAGTTGTCATCGACAATTTCAGTAAACCTGATCGTTATGAGTCCGATTATTGGGTCGGGATCTATGGCAGTGGCAATCGGTTTGATCACAACAATTTGGTTGGAAAAACCAATAAGGGTGTGACCTTGGCTGTGCGTCTTGATCAGGAAGAAAGCCGCAATAACGGCCATTTGATTGATCACAATTATTTTGGCCCGCGCCCTGTGCTTGGGTCCAATGGTGGCGAAACGCTGCGCATCGGTACAAGCCGATATTCAATGCATCAATCCGGAACCTTGGTTGAAAACAACATTTTCGACCGAACCGATGGTGAGGTTGAGATCATCTCTTCAAAGTCGGGCGGCAATGTCTTTCGGGGCAATGTTTTCCTCCGCTCACGCGGGACCTTGACCCTGCGTCATGGAGATGACGCCGTTGTTGAACGCAATGTCTTTTTGGGCGGGGGCAAGGATTACACCGGCGGGATTCGTGTCATCAATCGCGGTCAAACGGTGCGCGACAATTACATGGAAGGGCTTCGCGGAGAGGCGTTTTCCAGCGCGCTTGCCATTATGAATGGTGTGCCCAATTCACCGGTCAATCGATATGTCGAAGTCGCCGGCGCTACGATCGAAGGAAACACCATCCTTGATAGTCGACGTGTCGGTTTCAATGTGGGGGCCGATGATGAGCGCTCCGCTGCGCCGAGCGACAGCACATTTGCAGGCAATTTGCTCGGCGGGATTGAGGGGCAATCGTTCCTAGAAGTTTATGATGACGTCTCCGGAATTGCTTTCGACGGCAACGTAGTTGTCGAAGGCGGCGTGGCGGATGAACTTGCGTCATTTGATCGGCGCTCAATCGCAATGGAGCGTGCGGAGAATGGCTTGCTGTATCCGGTTGATCCCAAGTTCGCTGCGTTGGGTGCGCCGCGGGATTTGAGCCCGGTAACTCTCGATCAAGTCGGCGCCTCTTGGTATCCAAAGCCGGGCGATGATGTTTTGTTCGGAGCGTCCGGAGAAACGATCGCGATCGCACCAGGCGAAGACGCCTTGGTCAACGCGGTCTTGGTGGCCAAAGATGGTGACGTAATCCAACTTGCGCCTGGTGAGTATGTGGTTGAGCGGACCATTCCTTTGGATGCTGCCGTGACAATTGCGACAGCTCCAAATGACGCGGGTGAGGCGGCGGTTGTCTTCTTCACGCGCCCATCCTTGTTCGAACTGCGCGAAGGCGGCAATCTTAGGTTGGACGGCGTCACAATTGACGGAGCTCTCGCGCCGGATTCTGTCGGCAATTCTATGATCCGAACGACGACATTCCCGATCAAATCGAACCTAACGGTCGAAATGGATGGGGTTACGGTTCGCGGTCTGGTCGTAAATAAGAGCTTTAATGTTCTGACGTTGGGCAAAAGCGCGCTCGCCGATGCAGTGACAATCCGCAACAGTCAATTTGCCGACATTACCGGCGCGATTGTTTCTGCCGCCGCAGAAACTGAGGATTACGGTCAGTACAACGTCGAATATCTTGATGTTACGGGCAACACATTCGCCAATGTTGGTGGTCCGATTGCCGATATCTATCGTGGTGGGCGTGACGAAAGCACATTTGGGCCGTTCGTCGCTTTTGCCAACAATCAGATCGCCGGGTCCGGTTTGGCCCCGACCAATGGTACTGGCGCGTCGCTAAATCTGCATGGTGTGCAGATCGCAAATGTGACGGGCAATCAAGTTGCTGGTTCTGCGCCGTTCCGCATCGTTCATACTGTTGGAACGCCAATCACCGCAGTGACGGGCAATCAATTTGCAGAGACGGGTGAACTCGTCTTGGAGGAATTGAATTTCGACGGCCCGCACCGAGCCGATGTTTCTGGCAATGTGTTTGCAGAGGAGGACGCGGAATGA